The Vibrio sp. 16 genome segment TTATCGCAGTTCGCGCGCTCTGTTCATGGGGTCGAGAAGTCGCCGGATATCGTTGCGGTGAACAAATTCGCGTGTACATTCGTCAAGTGATCTTAGACAAGCTCAGAGAACTTGGCCCTGCCTACATAAAAGGTAAACCAGCTGGCGCTTGGGCAACCTTGCTGCTTGAACAAGTCGAAGACATGCACGACTTCTTTGCACGTTACTTGCCGCAAATGTCATTGTCGGTGCTTGTACCCTTTGTCATTTTAATTGTCGTTTTCCCCGTGAACTGGGCTGCTGGCTTGATTTTCCTACTCACTGCGCCGTTGGTTCCTATGTTCATGGCACTTGTAGGGATGAAAGCGGCGGACGCCAACCGCAAGAACTTTAAGGCCCTGCAACGATTGTCGGGTCATTTTTACGACCGTCTGCAATCAATGACGACGATCCGCTTATTCGATAGAACAAAAGCGGAAACTGAAATGATGCGTGGTGCCTCTGAAGTATTCCGAACTCGCACCATGGACGTCTTAAAAATCGCCTTTTTGTCTTCAGCTGTACTCGAATTTTTTACCTCTATTTCGATCGCACTGACCGCAGTTTATTTTGGTTTTGCTTTTATCGGTGAACTCAACTTTGGCGACTATGGCGCGGGGGTGACCCTGTTTGCCGGACTCTTTATATTGATCCTCGCTCCTGAGTTTTACCAACCATTGCGCGACCTAGGCACTTTCTACCACGCGAAACAGCAAGCCGTTGGCGCGGCAGAAAGCATTGTCGACTTCTTGGAAACCGACGTTGATACCGTTCGTTCAGGCGATAAAACACTCGATGGCGACGAAACAGTTACCATCTGCGCCCGCGATCTCGAAGTCTATTCTCCCGAAGGCGTCAAACTGCTCGGGCCAATCAGCTTTGAGTTAAATGCCGGCCAAACAACCGCGCTTGTCGGCCCTAGTGGCGCAGGTAAAACGAGCTTAATCAATGCCATATTAGGATTTTTACCCTATAAAGGGTCTCTCTCTATCAACGGTCTAGAACGAACCGAGCTTGATCTCGCGAGTTGGCGTGAAAAAATCAGTTGGGTTGGGCAAAATCCACTGTTACTGCATGGCTCTATTCGCGACAACATCACTCTAGGCAAAAGCCACGTTTCGGATTCAATCATTGCCAAGGCGCTTAATGAGTCGCACGCCGCTGAATTTGTCGAAACACATGGCTTAGAGTATCAAGTGTCGGACCGCTCTGGTGGACTTTCTGTTGGTCAAGCGCAGCGCCTCGCTCTTGCCCGCGCCATGATCCAAAACGGACAATTTTGGCTGTTGGATGAACCTACCGCGAGCCTCGATGCGCGCAGTGAGCGCCTAGTAATGCAAGGCCTTGAAAGCCAGATTACAGACAAAACAACGTTAATGGTCACCCACCAGCTGACGCCGTTGAAGCGGGTTGAACACATTCTAGTGATGGAAAATGGCCAGCTCGCACAAGCAGGATCATTTGATGAACTTTCGTCTCAAGATGGACTATTCAAACAGATGTTAAAAGCCAATCAGGCACTCGACCAAGCAAATAAGGGGAATCTCGATGCGTGATTTACTCCCTTACTTAAAACTGTATAAGAAACACTGGTTTGGTTTATCACTAGGGATGCTCCTCGCCTTTCTAACCATTGCCGCATCGATCGGTTTGCTAACCTTATCCGGCTGGTTCCTCTCTGCCGCTGCCGTTGCTGGCTTAAC includes the following:
- the cydD gene encoding heme ABC transporter permease/ATP-binding protein CydD produces the protein MDKKKQRGLNKWLKQQSKLAKRWLMIAVGLGVFSSVLLLAQAALLANILHSLIIEQVDKSSLLPDFVGLAIVIAVRALCSWGREVAGYRCGEQIRVYIRQVILDKLRELGPAYIKGKPAGAWATLLLEQVEDMHDFFARYLPQMSLSVLVPFVILIVVFPVNWAAGLIFLLTAPLVPMFMALVGMKAADANRKNFKALQRLSGHFYDRLQSMTTIRLFDRTKAETEMMRGASEVFRTRTMDVLKIAFLSSAVLEFFTSISIALTAVYFGFAFIGELNFGDYGAGVTLFAGLFILILAPEFYQPLRDLGTFYHAKQQAVGAAESIVDFLETDVDTVRSGDKTLDGDETVTICARDLEVYSPEGVKLLGPISFELNAGQTTALVGPSGAGKTSLINAILGFLPYKGSLSINGLERTELDLASWREKISWVGQNPLLLHGSIRDNITLGKSHVSDSIIAKALNESHAAEFVETHGLEYQVSDRSGGLSVGQAQRLALARAMIQNGQFWLLDEPTASLDARSERLVMQGLESQITDKTTLMVTHQLTPLKRVEHILVMENGQLAQAGSFDELSSQDGLFKQMLKANQALDQANKGNLDA